The Clostridium chauvoei genome has a window encoding:
- a CDS encoding glycoside hydrolase family 2 protein — protein MRKIIFINNNWLYKEDFKSEYLVKDFDFKEFKSIDLPHTNKELPYNYFDEKDYQFISCYAKTLNIDYGYKGKRIYLDFEGVMLACDIYLNGTHLLNHKGGYTPFSVDITDYVNYEKENTLVIVVDSTERKDTPPYGNVVDYLTYGGIYREVSLRIVENTHINKIYSRAYNCLQDKKTLEVEVELEKYNSNKELEILIELLDKERVVALANKKINDNKEGNKTLITINDIKGVELWDLDNPKLYNIKATLKDNKDIIDVYSDKFGFREAIFKPEGFYLNGNLIKLIGLNRHQSYPYVGYAMPERVQKKDADILKYELGLNIVRTSHYMQSRHFLDRCDEIGLLVFEEIPGWQYIGDKAWQDISLRDVEVMIKRDYNRPSIILWGVRINESLDNHDFYTKTNYIAKKLDTVRQTGGVRYIHKSDFLEDVYTLNDFVHDGGEKVLITQKEATGLERKVPYLVTESNGHMYPTKMIDNEAKLVEHANRHLRVVNRALGAEDISGSISWCAFDYNTHSCFGSGDKICYHGVMDMFRNSKYAAYSYSSQKDSKYGIVLEPLTLACRGERAGGGILPFTILTNCDYVKIYKNGEFIDDYYPDIENYPNLYHLPVNVYHMLPVNLDLPISEKDKSDIRNFVINKIKQGNLEDLTEKDNDFFKKIADRSGISVSMILGLIFRLAGGWGEEENMITIKGYINNEQVISKEIGELKSRNRLEVIPDDYKLSLNKTSYDATRVVIKLLDNMNNLLQFNNEFIEVQIEGPAKILGPSKFGIQGGITAFWIRTIGEAGKVKVKVKGMYFQTETIIEVE, from the coding sequence CGATGAAAAGGATTATCAGTTTATATCATGTTATGCTAAGACTTTAAATATAGATTACGGATATAAGGGCAAAAGAATTTATTTAGATTTTGAAGGAGTTATGTTAGCTTGTGATATTTACCTTAATGGTACGCATTTACTTAACCACAAAGGTGGATATACTCCTTTTTCAGTAGATATAACAGATTATGTAAATTATGAAAAGGAAAATACTTTAGTAATTGTAGTAGACTCAACAGAAAGAAAAGACACACCACCTTATGGAAATGTAGTAGATTATTTAACTTATGGAGGAATATACAGAGAAGTATCCTTAAGGATTGTAGAAAATACACATATAAATAAAATATATTCAAGAGCATACAATTGTCTACAAGATAAAAAAACTTTAGAAGTAGAAGTAGAGTTAGAAAAATATAATTCAAATAAAGAATTAGAGATATTAATAGAATTATTAGATAAAGAAAGAGTAGTAGCTTTAGCCAATAAAAAAATAAATGATAATAAAGAGGGGAATAAGACTTTAATTACTATAAATGATATAAAGGGTGTAGAGCTATGGGATTTAGATAATCCTAAATTATATAATATAAAAGCAACTTTAAAAGATAATAAGGATATAATAGATGTTTATAGTGATAAATTTGGATTTAGAGAAGCTATATTTAAACCAGAGGGTTTTTATTTAAATGGAAATTTAATTAAATTAATAGGGTTAAATAGGCATCAATCTTATCCATATGTAGGTTATGCAATGCCAGAAAGAGTCCAAAAGAAAGATGCAGATATTTTAAAATATGAATTAGGTCTTAATATAGTTAGAACGTCTCATTATATGCAATCAAGACATTTTTTAGATAGATGTGATGAAATTGGTTTATTAGTATTTGAAGAAATTCCAGGATGGCAATATATTGGAGATAAAGCATGGCAAGATATTTCTCTTAGAGATGTTGAAGTTATGATAAAACGAGATTACAATAGACCATCTATAATATTATGGGGAGTTAGAATAAATGAATCGTTAGATAATCATGATTTTTATACAAAGACTAATTATATAGCAAAAAAACTAGATACAGTAAGGCAAACAGGTGGAGTTAGATATATTCATAAGAGTGATTTTTTAGAGGATGTTTATACTTTAAATGATTTTGTTCATGATGGTGGAGAAAAGGTTTTAATAACACAAAAAGAGGCAACAGGATTAGAACGAAAAGTACCTTATTTAGTAACTGAAAGTAATGGTCATATGTATCCAACAAAAATGATTGATAATGAAGCAAAATTAGTAGAACATGCAAATAGACATTTAAGAGTTGTAAATAGAGCTTTAGGTGCAGAGGATATAAGTGGTTCTATAAGTTGGTGTGCTTTTGATTATAATACTCATAGCTGTTTTGGATCAGGGGATAAGATTTGTTATCACGGGGTAATGGATATGTTTAGAAATAGCAAATATGCAGCGTACTCATACTCATCACAAAAGGATTCTAAATATGGTATTGTATTAGAGCCACTGACTTTAGCTTGTAGAGGAGAAAGAGCTGGAGGTGGAATATTACCCTTTACTATATTAACAAATTGTGATTATGTAAAAATATATAAAAATGGAGAATTTATAGATGATTATTATCCAGATATAGAAAATTACCCTAATTTATATCATCTACCAGTAAATGTTTATCATATGTTACCAGTTAATTTAGATTTACCTATTTCAGAAAAAGATAAAAGTGATATAAGAAATTTTGTGATAAATAAAATCAAACAGGGGAATTTAGAAGATTTAACAGAAAAAGATAATGACTTCTTTAAGAAAATAGCAGATAGATCAGGAATTAGTGTATCTATGATTTTAGGTTTAATATTTAGATTAGCTGGTGGTTGGGGTGAAGAAGAAAATATGATAACCATTAAAGGCTATATAAATAATGAACAAGTAATTTCAAAAGAAATAGGTGAATTGAAATCAAGAAATAGATTAGAAGTAATACCAGATGATTATAAATTATCATTAAATAAGACAAGCTATGATGCAACAAGAGTAGTAATTAAACTTTTAGATAATATGAATAATTTGCTTCAATTTAATAATGAATTTATTGAAGTACAAATAGAAGGGCCAGCTAAAATTTTAGGACCAAGTAAATTTGGTATTCAAGGAGGAATTACAGCTTTTTGGATAAGAACTATCGGGGAAGCTGGAAAGGTTAAAGTAAAAGTAAAAGGAATGTATTTTCAAACAGAAACTATCATAGAAGTTGAATAA
- a CDS encoding FAD-dependent oxidoreductase, with product MSEKMLTPDFAIEESSRCLLCHDAPCSKACPVGTDPARFIRSLRFRNLKGAVETIRENNVLGGICARVCPTAKYCEGACSRSGIDRPIEIAKIQRYLTDYEKVLGLQILEPVELNKEKVAIIGSGPSGLGAATKLALLGYKVTVFEGKNELGGWLTYGIPEERLPKEVIENEISYIRKLGVEFKTNCNIGKDKTIEELQKEGFKAILVSVGMQKSKDIEIIGANLEGVIKGTDLLSEVKVLNKNKLGNKVIVIGGGDVAIDCATTAKLLGCDVKLVYRRTIDKMPADRASIDYLQSLNIPIFTGFKPAEILGNGKKVERFKAVGMFDDSTIELPADNIIFAIGQEPTNVNNIAKLNVNNNGIIITENYKTNIEGIFASGDITEGDKTVVFALKEGKEAAEAIDNYLRKADSMKEGAK from the coding sequence ATGAGCGAAAAAATGTTAACACCAGATTTTGCTATTGAGGAATCATCAAGATGTTTATTATGTCATGATGCACCATGTTCAAAAGCATGTCCAGTAGGAACTGATCCAGCAAGATTTATTAGATCATTAAGATTTAGAAATCTAAAGGGTGCAGTAGAAACTATAAGAGAAAATAATGTATTGGGAGGAATATGCGCAAGAGTATGTCCTACAGCTAAGTATTGTGAAGGAGCTTGTAGCAGATCCGGAATTGATAGACCAATAGAAATTGCAAAGATTCAAAGATATTTAACAGATTATGAAAAAGTATTAGGTCTTCAAATTTTAGAGCCAGTAGAATTAAATAAAGAAAAAGTTGCAATTATCGGTTCAGGTCCAAGTGGATTAGGAGCTGCAACTAAATTAGCACTATTAGGTTACAAGGTTACTGTTTTCGAAGGGAAAAATGAATTAGGTGGATGGTTAACTTATGGAATACCAGAAGAAAGATTACCTAAGGAAGTTATAGAAAATGAAATTTCATATATAAGAAAATTAGGCGTAGAGTTTAAAACTAATTGTAATATTGGAAAGGATAAAACTATTGAAGAATTACAAAAAGAAGGTTTTAAAGCTATATTAGTATCAGTAGGAATGCAAAAAAGTAAAGATATAGAAATTATAGGAGCTAATTTAGAAGGTGTAATCAAAGGAACTGATTTATTAAGTGAAGTTAAAGTTCTAAATAAAAATAAATTAGGAAATAAGGTTATAGTTATTGGTGGAGGAGATGTTGCAATTGATTGTGCAACAACTGCAAAACTTTTAGGTTGTGATGTTAAATTAGTTTATAGAAGAACTATAGATAAGATGCCAGCAGACAGAGCTAGCATAGATTATCTGCAAAGTTTAAATATCCCTATTTTTACTGGATTTAAGCCAGCAGAAATATTAGGGAATGGCAAAAAAGTAGAAAGATTTAAAGCTGTTGGAATGTTTGATGATTCAACAATAGAGTTACCAGCAGATAATATTATTTTTGCAATAGGTCAAGAACCAACTAATGTTAATAATATAGCAAAGCTAAATGTTAATAATAATGGAATTATAATTACAGAAAATTACAAAACAAATATAGAAGGCATTTTTGCTTCAGGAGACATAACAGAGGGAGATAAGACTGTTGTATTTGCTCTTAAGGAAGGAAAAGAAGCTGCTGAAGCTATAGATAATTATTTAAGAAAAGCAGATAGTATGAAGGAAGGTGCCAAATAA
- the preA gene encoding NAD-dependent dihydropyrimidine dehydrogenase subunit PreA — protein MKKKDLSIEFCGVKCENPFFLSSSPVGNCYEMCAKAFETGWGGVVFKTIGFFKPNEVSPRFTNLRKESTSFVGFKNMEQIAEHSLEENLDALRRLKKNYPTKIVVASIMGQNEKEWEDLARLVTEAGSDIIECNFSCPQMTSHDMGSDVGQNPELVKKYCEAVKRGTNIPVLAKMTPNIGDMTVPAIASIEGGADGLATINTIKSITQIDFDNMVALPIINGKSSVSGYSGKAVKPIALRFIYELRKNQKLKNIPISGIGGIETWEDALEFILLGSSNLQVTTAVMQYGYRIVEDMISGLSHFMDEKGFDKLEDMVGLAVKNIIPAENLDRGYVIYPAFNEETCVGCGRCYISCYDGGHQAIEWDEDNRKPMLNKDRCVGCHLCANVCPTESISKGEIKFKEGEKERPIVF, from the coding sequence ATGAAGAAAAAGGATTTATCAATAGAATTTTGTGGAGTAAAGTGTGAGAATCCATTTTTCCTATCATCATCACCAGTAGGTAATTGTTATGAAATGTGTGCAAAAGCATTTGAAACTGGTTGGGGAGGAGTAGTATTTAAAACAATAGGATTCTTTAAACCAAATGAAGTTTCACCACGTTTTACTAATTTAAGAAAAGAATCTACATCATTTGTTGGATTTAAAAATATGGAACAAATAGCAGAACATTCATTAGAAGAGAATTTAGATGCTTTAAGAAGACTTAAAAAGAATTATCCAACAAAGATTGTTGTTGCTTCAATTATGGGACAAAATGAAAAAGAATGGGAAGATCTTGCTAGACTTGTAACAGAGGCAGGATCAGATATTATAGAATGTAATTTTTCATGCCCTCAAATGACTAGTCATGATATGGGGTCAGATGTAGGACAAAACCCAGAATTAGTTAAAAAATATTGTGAAGCTGTAAAGAGAGGAACTAATATTCCAGTATTAGCTAAAATGACACCTAATATAGGAGATATGACAGTTCCAGCTATAGCTTCAATAGAAGGTGGAGCTGATGGACTTGCAACTATAAATACAATAAAGAGTATAACTCAAATTGATTTTGATAATATGGTAGCACTTCCAATAATAAATGGTAAATCATCAGTATCAGGATATTCAGGAAAAGCTGTAAAACCAATAGCTTTGAGATTTATATATGAATTGAGAAAAAATCAAAAATTAAAAAATATCCCAATAAGCGGTATAGGTGGTATAGAAACTTGGGAAGATGCTTTAGAATTTATATTATTAGGCTCAAGTAATCTTCAAGTAACTACAGCAGTTATGCAATATGGATATAGAATAGTTGAGGATATGATAAGTGGTTTATCACATTTTATGGATGAAAAAGGATTTGATAAACTTGAAGATATGGTGGGATTAGCAGTTAAAAATATAATTCCAGCAGAGAATTTAGATAGAGGATATGTTATATATCCAGCATTTAATGAAGAAACATGTGTAGGTTGCGGAAGATGTTATATATCATGTTATGATGGGGGACATCAAGCAATAGAATGGGATGAAGATAATAGAAAACCTATGTTAAATAAAGATAGATGTGTAGGATGTCATTTATGTGCAAATGTTTGTCCAACTGAAAGTATTTCAAAAGGAGAAATAAAATTTAAAGAGGGAGAAAAGGAAAGACCTATAGTTTTCTAA
- a CDS encoding DUF1097 domain-containing protein: MDLLTMVSISVGILSGVWGFVSVSLGLITWVGFIGCTSYYASGGEFSGFKKSIYANMTGVLWAMCIILCSSKFETSYWSYIFTGIFSFVMCIQAKCKKLEFIPGAFCGSCCTFGTGGNWQAVIIALLCGAVLGYSSDKGGQYLYKLVEKVRVKK, translated from the coding sequence ATGGATTTGTTAACGATGGTATCTATAAGTGTAGGTATATTATCAGGAGTTTGGGGGTTTGTAAGCGTTAGTCTAGGTCTTATTACTTGGGTAGGATTTATAGGATGTACTAGTTATTATGCATCTGGTGGAGAGTTTAGTGGATTTAAAAAATCTATTTATGCAAATATGACAGGAGTACTTTGGGCAATGTGCATTATACTTTGTTCATCAAAGTTTGAAACGTCATATTGGTCATATATATTTACAGGTATTTTTTCTTTTGTAATGTGTATACAAGCTAAGTGTAAAAAATTAGAATTTATACCAGGTGCATTTTGTGGTTCGTGTTGCACCTTTGGAACAGGAGGAAACTGGCAAGCAGTAATTATTGCACTACTATGTGGTGCAGTTTTAGGATATTCTTCCGATAAGGGTGGACAATATTTATATAAATTAGTGGAAAAAGTACGAGTTAAAAAATAA
- a CDS encoding WecB/TagA/CpsF family glycosyltransferase, with protein MESKDFIDILGYKVYKRSLKECLSYIESLKKVHIISGNPEVLYTGLNNKELLHNFRSKEALIIPDGVGTQIASKILKENVKEKIAGIELMKAIIKDCENRGRGIYLLGASEDSLKACVANLVTNYPNLNIVGYRNGFFDINSCNEIIEEINTKKPYVVFVAMGCPRQEHFITRYMDVLDTKILMGVGGSFDVIGDKVKRAPKWMIDIGLEWFYRVSKEPWRIKRLGSIPKFLWLVIKEKKVK; from the coding sequence ATGGAGTCAAAAGATTTTATTGATATTTTAGGGTACAAAGTTTACAAGAGAAGTTTAAAAGAGTGTTTAAGTTATATAGAATCATTAAAAAAAGTTCATATAATTTCAGGAAACCCTGAGGTTTTATACACAGGTTTAAATAATAAAGAATTACTTCATAATTTTAGATCTAAAGAAGCTTTGATTATCCCTGATGGAGTAGGAACTCAAATAGCTTCTAAAATATTAAAAGAAAATGTAAAGGAAAAGATAGCTGGTATTGAACTTATGAAAGCTATCATTAAAGATTGTGAAAATAGGGGGAGAGGAATATATTTACTTGGAGCTTCAGAAGATAGTTTAAAGGCATGTGTTGCGAATCTAGTAACTAATTATCCTAATTTAAATATTGTAGGCTACAGAAATGGATTCTTTGATATAAATAGCTGTAATGAAATAATAGAAGAAATAAATACAAAAAAACCATATGTTGTTTTTGTAGCAATGGGTTGTCCAAGACAAGAACATTTTATAACTAGATATATGGATGTATTAGATACAAAAATTCTTATGGGCGTAGGTGGTAGTTTTGATGTTATAGGGGATAAAGTTAAAAGAGCACCTAAATGGATGATAGATATAGGTCTTGAATGGTTTTATCGTGTATCTAAAGAACCTTGGAGAATTAAGCGTCTTGGAAGTATACCTAAGTTTTTATGGTTAGTTATTAAAGAGAAAAAGGTGAAATGA
- the murJ gene encoding murein biosynthesis integral membrane protein MurJ, with the protein MSSKKLFKATFIVMIMTIISRFLGFGRDILAAYHFGAGQTYDIYSAAVAIPDSVFMIVGLAISTTFIPILSEIKHKKGKADMFNFSNNVITILGVLSIIIFILGMIFTENIVKVFVSGFNAEQIQATTFLTRISLINIFFLCINACFLSILQVCEDFVMPSILGLFFNLPIIIYLLVFNNVSILGLTIANVLGNILRVLVQLPSLYKQGYRIKLFIDLNDEKIKRMLILILPVIIGAGANSLNMIVDKNLASGLIAGSISALEYSQKIIVFANTAITTSIVSVMYPVMANRLNAGDKKGFLQYLSKSIVIISLFLIPIMMAFILLRSEIVDVFYSRGAFNNEAVMLTSLAFLGYSIQLPFFGVRDILNSSLFSMQKTKITTINGVIGVCVNIVLSIILSKYIGVGGIAIATSIAAAVTAILLFNSTRKLIGDFNLKPMIFKVFKITLVSLVMIIILYVINKIININNSFIIIGLDALIGVIIFVLGCLLLKIDEFTEVFYMIINKLIRKSV; encoded by the coding sequence ATGAGTAGCAAAAAACTATTTAAAGCAACATTTATTGTAATGATAATGACAATAATAAGTAGATTTTTAGGTTTTGGACGTGACATTTTAGCAGCATATCATTTTGGAGCTGGGCAAACTTATGATATATATAGTGCAGCTGTTGCTATACCAGACTCTGTTTTTATGATAGTAGGCCTTGCTATATCCACTACATTCATTCCAATATTAAGTGAGATTAAACATAAAAAGGGCAAGGCAGATATGTTTAATTTTTCTAACAATGTAATTACAATTTTAGGGGTTTTATCTATTATAATATTTATTTTAGGAATGATATTTACAGAAAATATTGTTAAGGTTTTTGTATCAGGATTTAATGCAGAGCAAATACAAGCAACTACATTTTTGACAAGGATAAGTTTAATTAATATATTTTTCTTATGTATAAATGCTTGTTTCTTATCTATTCTTCAAGTTTGTGAAGATTTTGTAATGCCTTCAATACTTGGGTTATTTTTTAACTTACCAATTATAATATATCTTTTAGTATTTAATAATGTAAGTATTTTAGGGTTAACTATTGCAAATGTACTTGGAAATATATTAAGGGTTTTAGTTCAACTACCATCTTTATATAAGCAAGGATATAGAATAAAATTATTTATAGATTTAAATGATGAAAAAATAAAAAGAATGCTTATACTTATTTTACCTGTAATTATAGGAGCAGGAGCTAATTCATTAAATATGATAGTAGATAAAAATCTTGCTTCAGGATTAATAGCAGGAAGTATTTCAGCTTTAGAATATTCTCAAAAAATAATAGTATTTGCTAATACAGCAATTACAACTTCTATAGTATCAGTTATGTATCCAGTAATGGCTAATAGATTAAATGCAGGAGATAAAAAGGGGTTTTTACAATATTTATCTAAATCTATTGTAATTATAAGTTTATTTTTAATTCCAATAATGATGGCATTTATTTTATTAAGAAGTGAAATAGTAGATGTATTTTATTCAAGGGGAGCATTTAATAATGAAGCAGTAATGCTTACATCACTAGCGTTTTTAGGTTATTCTATTCAATTACCTTTTTTTGGAGTAAGAGATATATTAAATTCTTCTTTATTTTCAATGCAGAAAACTAAAATAACTACAATAAATGGTGTTATTGGAGTATGTGTAAATATAGTATTAAGCATTATATTATCTAAATATATAGGGGTTGGAGGTATAGCTATAGCCACATCTATAGCAGCAGCAGTTACAGCTATATTATTATTTAATTCAACTAGAAAATTAATAGGAGATTTCAATTTGAAACCTATGATTTTTAAGGTGTTTAAAATTACATTAGTATCTTTAGTTATGATTATAATTTTATATGTTATAAATAAAATTATAAATATAAATAATTCCTTTATAATTATAGGGTTAGATGCTTTAATAGGTGTAATAATTTTTGTTTTAGGATGTTTATTATTGAAAATAGATGAATTTACAGAAGTTTTTTATATGATAATAAATAAATTAATAAGGAAGAGTGTATAG
- a CDS encoding glycosyltransferase: MKILFIACYSPLINNSASIETLQYLNNLVKFEDNEVHLLTVNFPSNSIYYDKDIFNMLDKKVKVHIISGGKIFEKIMPKKSNSINLNEGKTKPSKVKQSLRKIKQVFAIPDMYLYWALKASKYGNILMEKENFDVIFSMHEPPSSHICGYDIKKKYKNVPWITYWSDPWLKDSTRENAGFIRKNIEAKLEKKVVSLADKYIFVTEANREDYIKSYNIPKENTFVVTRGYDEKIYKEIEKEDKPKLLSDNKVNIVYAGEIFTKLRDIRPFIEALDLIREKNKELYEKLNVLFFGNIDDESIKHKLSNISIVNVSGRIPYKDALNYMVKGDVLLLFGNKNSKQIPAKIYDYFGCYGYILVILGDENDPIIDVVKDKEKCIVVLNNISNIEKALIELSGKIERGEKSIPVVEYEWKQISKKLNDILKG; the protein is encoded by the coding sequence ATGAAAATATTATTTATTGCTTGTTATTCACCACTTATAAATAATTCTGCGTCAATAGAGACTCTTCAATATCTAAATAATTTGGTGAAGTTTGAAGATAATGAAGTACATTTATTAACAGTTAATTTTCCTTCAAATTCTATATATTATGATAAAGATATATTTAATATGTTAGATAAAAAGGTTAAGGTTCATATTATTTCTGGTGGTAAAATATTTGAAAAAATCATGCCAAAGAAAAGTAATAGTATAAATTTAAATGAAGGAAAAACAAAACCTTCAAAAGTTAAACAAAGTTTAAGAAAAATTAAGCAAGTTTTTGCAATACCAGATATGTATTTATATTGGGCTTTAAAAGCATCAAAATACGGGAATATATTAATGGAGAAGGAAAATTTTGATGTTATTTTTTCAATGCACGAGCCTCCATCAAGTCATATCTGTGGATATGATATTAAAAAGAAATACAAAAACGTTCCATGGATAACTTATTGGAGTGATCCGTGGCTTAAAGATTCAACTAGAGAAAATGCTGGATTTATAAGAAAGAATATAGAAGCAAAATTAGAGAAAAAGGTAGTTTCTTTAGCGGATAAATATATTTTTGTTACTGAAGCTAATAGAGAAGATTATATTAAGAGTTATAATATACCTAAAGAAAATACATTTGTAGTAACTAGGGGATATGATGAAAAAATTTATAAAGAAATAGAAAAAGAAGATAAACCAAAGCTTCTTTCAGATAATAAAGTAAACATAGTTTATGCAGGTGAAATATTTACAAAATTAAGAGATATAAGACCTTTTATAGAGGCTTTGGATTTAATTAGAGAGAAAAATAAAGAACTTTATGAAAAGCTAAATGTATTATTTTTTGGGAATATAGATGATGAATCTATAAAACATAAACTTTCTAATATATCTATAGTAAATGTATCAGGGAGAATTCCATATAAGGATGCATTAAATTATATGGTAAAAGGTGATGTTTTACTTTTATTTGGAAATAAGAACTCTAAACAAATACCTGCTAAAATATATGATTATTTTGGTTGTTATGGTTATATACTTGTTATATTGGGAGATGAAAATGATCCGATAATAGATGTTGTAAAGGATAAAGAAAAATGTATAGTTGTTTTAAATAATATTTCCAATATAGAAAAAGCATTAATAGAGTTATCAGGTAAAATTGAAAGAGGAGAAAAATCAATACCTGTAGTTGAATATGAATGGAAACAAATTTCGAAAAAATTAAATGATATCTTAAAGGGGTAA
- a CDS encoding glycosyltransferase yields MHIMFVPSWYNNARNKVHGSFFKEQAMALQEAGVKITVAYNEIWPLTLFGKVKEKSGLNINVEDSLKTYRYKNYNFIPKSPLMFKVFNRRMDKIYKEIVKREGKVDVIHAQSSLWGGISAAYVAKKYNIPLVITEHSSVERGKYLRESYKPFIKESYLLADELIVVGNGLKKELSKFSGRNDIKVIHNLIHFDLFNIKKVTNKEFVFFSLAFLEGEKGMDTLIKSFSKGFKDTNCKLKIGGDGSQKEELMNLAKKLGVINQVEFLGALSREEVSKNMSDCNAFVLASKYETFGVVYIEALASGKPVIGTFNGGAEDIINSSNGILVKVDDINGLKYAMEYIKENIDKFSPNKIRQDCENRFSKNIIVEKILEVYKEVMKIS; encoded by the coding sequence ATGCATATAATGTTTGTGCCTTCTTGGTATAATAATGCTAGAAATAAGGTTCATGGAAGCTTTTTCAAAGAACAAGCAATGGCACTTCAAGAGGCAGGAGTAAAAATAACAGTTGCTTATAATGAAATATGGCCACTAACCTTATTTGGAAAGGTTAAGGAAAAATCAGGTTTAAATATAAATGTAGAAGATAGTCTTAAAACTTATAGATATAAAAATTATAATTTTATACCTAAAAGCCCATTAATGTTTAAAGTTTTTAATAGAAGAATGGATAAGATATATAAAGAAATTGTAAAAAGGGAAGGAAAGGTTGATGTTATTCATGCTCAGTCATCTCTTTGGGGTGGAATAAGTGCAGCATATGTAGCTAAAAAGTATAATATTCCTTTAGTAATTACAGAACATTCTTCAGTAGAAAGAGGAAAGTATCTTAGGGAAAGTTATAAGCCTTTTATAAAAGAATCGTATTTATTAGCAGATGAATTAATAGTTGTAGGAAATGGACTAAAAAAAGAGCTTTCTAAATTTAGTGGAAGAAATGATATAAAGGTTATACATAATTTAATCCATTTTGATTTATTTAATATAAAAAAGGTTACAAATAAAGAATTTGTGTTTTTTTCCTTAGCATTTTTAGAAGGGGAAAAAGGAATGGATACATTAATAAAATCCTTTAGCAAGGGATTTAAAGATACCAATTGTAAACTTAAAATAGGTGGAGATGGAAGTCAAAAGGAAGAACTTATGAATTTAGCTAAAAAATTAGGTGTAATAAATCAAGTAGAATTCTTAGGAGCTTTATCAAGAGAAGAAGTTTCTAAAAATATGAGTGATTGTAATGCATTTGTTTTAGCATCTAAATATGAAACTTTTGGTGTTGTATATATTGAAGCATTAGCTTCGGGAAAACCTGTTATAGGAACATTTAATGGTGGAGCTGAAGATATTATTAATTCTAGTAATGGTATACTTGTAAAAGTTGATGATATAAATGGTTTAAAATATGCAATGGAATATATAAAAGAAAACATAGATAAATTTAGTCCAAATAAAATAAGACAAGATTGTGAAAATAGATTTAGCAAGAATATAATAGTAGAAAAAATACTAGAAGTGTATAAAGAAGTTATGAAAATTTCATAG
- a CDS encoding cyclodeaminase/cyclohydrolase family protein, producing MLFKEYSVNQFIEELSSDAPSPGGGSTAALVAALASSLNSMVYSLTVDKRAFEKLKDEEKKQMLDFQKKAYDFTKFSQEFMEKDRQYFIELMASFKLAKDTEEEKIQRSKAIKENTLKAMEVPLNLAREALRFYKNIEFAVEFGNKNLISDAGVAAILLNASIESAIINVKINLNSLRGESFSKTIESECDEILLKSLNKKDIIAKKVNKIIYPN from the coding sequence ATGTTATTTAAAGAATATAGTGTCAATCAGTTTATTGAAGAATTATCATCAGATGCTCCATCACCAGGTGGAGGAAGTACAGCAGCCTTAGTTGCAGCTTTAGCTTCAAGTCTAAATTCAATGGTATATTCATTGACTGTTGATAAAAGAGCCTTTGAAAAATTAAAGGATGAAGAAAAAAAACAAATGTTAGACTTTCAAAAGAAAGCATATGATTTTACTAAATTTTCACAGGAATTTATGGAGAAAGATAGACAATACTTTATTGAATTAATGGCATCTTTTAAGTTAGCTAAAGATACAGAAGAAGAAAAAATACAAAGAAGTAAAGCTATAAAAGAAAATACTTTAAAGGCAATGGAAGTTCCATTAAATTTAGCTAGAGAGGCTTTACGCTTTTATAAAAACATAGAGTTTGCTGTGGAATTTGGAAATAAAAATCTTATATCAGATGCAGGTGTAGCGGCTATACTCTTAAATGCATCAATAGAAAGTGCAATAATAAATGTTAAAATTAACTTGAATTCACTAAGGGGAGAAAGTTTTTCAAAAACTATAGAAAGTGAATGTGATGAGATTTTATTAAAATCATTGAATAAAAAAGATATAATAGCTAAAAAAGTAAATAAAATTATATATCCAAATTAA